A region from the Rhodamnia argentea isolate NSW1041297 chromosome 7, ASM2092103v1, whole genome shotgun sequence genome encodes:
- the LOC115734983 gene encoding uncharacterized protein LOC115734983, which translates to MAQKTNPLEDAKRRCVCLVDAIERLPPPSITDSCKRTLLKLAESELSFLSRRASSSSSSDSPLSVNIGHLEAVVHILRHLSVAGVSRVCKPIPLSPASGKVRRTDSGSKFAHVDIVCTLKGNPVWVVVSDRNPNYVIWHNGHKGKGLRLRIQQVVAAAQFSPTLKPSSIILFFSRGVTDSILKKIVDEFRAVKYKMEADFPLSIVAFLEEMEGEWINIVARSYQESVALEIKVDNFEKPARDPEWGAGESILGAAEAENPDGNVNLNYPTTFDTLISGLSPPMKGKDMASAKTREVLHGGDLINFDTTALIALVSDISNGGAEELLNVAETELRQQFKGNLPFVIGQVHQFYRVNPLVSPLSPKCYVQHQ; encoded by the exons ATGGCGCAGAAGACTAATCCCTTGGAAGACGCGAAGAGGAGGTGCGTCTGCCTCGTCGACGCGATCGAGCGATTGCCTCCTCCCTCGATCACCGATTCCTGCAAGCGCACGCTCCTCAAGCTGGCCGAGTCCGAgctctctttcctctctcgacgcgcttcttcttcttcttcttcggattCGCCTCTCAG TGTTAATATTGGACACCTTGAAGCTGTTGTTCACATTCTCCGGCATCTTTCGGTTGCGGGAGTTTCACGTGTTTGCAAGCCTATCCCTCTGTCGCCTGCAAGCGGGAAGGTGCGAAGAACTGATTCCGGTTCGAAGTTTGCCCATGTTGATATCGTGTGCACGCTGAAAGGAAACCCGGTTTGGGTTGTTGTATCCGATAGGAACCCAAACTATGTAATCTGGCACAATGGCCATAAAGGCAAGGGATTGAGATTGAGAATTCAGCAAGTTGTTGCTGCTGCTCAGTTCTCACCGACGCTGAAGCCTTCGtcaattattcttttcttttcacgcGGTGTGACCGACTCCATTCTCAAGAAGATTGTCGACGAATTTCGGGCCGTTAAGTATAAAATGGAAGCTGACTTCCCCCTTTCCATTGTTGCTTTTTTGGAGGAAATGGAAGGTGAGTGGATAAATATAGTTGCAAGGTCTTACCAAGAATCAGTTGCACTAGAAATAAAGGTGGATAATTTTGAGAAACCAGCTCGAGATCCAGAATGGGGAGCTGGAGAATCAATTCTGGGTGCTGCGGAGGCAGAGAATCCAGATGGAAATGTGAACCTGAATTATCCTACTACCTTTGACACTCTAATTTCTGGCTTGAGTCCTCCCATGAAAGGAAAAGATATGGCTTCTGCTAAAACAAGAGAGGTACTACATGGAGGTGACCTCATTAATTTTGATACTACAGCTTTAATTGCTCTTGTATCAGACATTAGTAATGGTGGTGCGGAGGAACTTTTGAATGTGGCAGAAACTGAGTTGAGGCAGCAGTTCAAAGGGAACTTGCCTTTTGTGATTGGACAGGTACATCAATTTTACCGTGTGAACCCATTGGTTTCTCCTTTGTCTCCTAAGTGTTATGTTCAGCATCAGTAA
- the LOC115731410 gene encoding alcohol dehydrogenase-like 6 isoform X1 — MSSSPSIITCKAAVAWGAGQPLVIEEVEVSPPQPQEIRIKVVATSLCGSDVAAWESQPIFPRIFGHEAAGIVESVGDGVIEFKEGDHVLTLFMGECKRCRHCTSNKSNMCRALGLERSGVMHSDRKTRFSIRGNPVYHFCAVSSFSEYIVVHSGCAAKVSPNAPLEKICLLSCGVATGLGAAWNVADISKGSNVAVFGLGTVGLSVVQGAKLRGASQVIGVDINPEKVEKAKDFGVDVYLNPKDYDEPIHEVIKRMTDGGADYSFECTGDTRATTSALQSCCDGWGLTVTLGVPKAKPEITAHYGLLLTGRTLRGSMFGGWRPKSDIPSLVDKYLNKEIRVDEFVTHNLQFEDINKAFELMREGKCLRCVLHMPR; from the exons ATGTCGTCCTCACCCTCCATCATCACATGCAAAG CTGCGGTGGCATGGGGAGCTGGACAGCCTCTGGTGATCGAGGAAGTGGAAGTGAGCCCGCCTCAACCTCAGGAGATCCGAATCAAAGTCGTCGCCACTTCCCTCTGTGGCAGCGACGTGGCCGCTTGGGAATCCCAG CCTATATTTCCTCGCATATTTGGCCATGAAGCAGCGGG GATTGTCGAGAGTGTGGGGGATGGAGTAATCGAATTCAAGGAAGGAGACCACGTGTTGACGTTGTTCATGGGCGAATGCAAGAGATGCCGGCACTGTACATCGAATAAAAGCAACATGTGCCGAGCACTTGGGTTGGAAAGGAGTGGCGTAATGCACAGCGACCGAAAGACGCGCTTCTCCATTAGAGGCAACCCCGTTTATCATTTCTGTGCCGTTTCGAGTTTCAGTGAGTATATAGTGGTGCACTCGGGATGTGCTGCCAAAGTCAGCCCAAATGCGCCTTTAGAGAAAATATGTCTTCTCAGTTGTGGAGTAGCAACAG GTCTAGGTGCGGCTTGGAATGTGGCCGACATATCCAAAGGATCAAATGTAGCAGTATTTGGCCTTGGAACTGTGGGTCTTTCT GTTGTGCAAGGTGCCAAACTTCGGGGAGCTTCTCAAGTAATTGGTGTAGACATTAATCCTGAGAAGGTTGAAAAAG CAAAAGATTTTGGAGTCGATGTTTATCTCAATCCAAAGGACTATGATGAACCCATTCATGAG GTTATCAAGAGGATGACTGATGGGGGAGCTGATTACTCTTTCGAGTGCACTGGTGATACAAGAGCAACAACGAGTGCACTGCAATCATGCTGTGAT GGATGGGGTTTGACTGTGACCCTTGGCGTGCCAAAAGCAAAACCAGAAATAACAGCTCACTACGGACTGCTGCTCACTGGAAGGACACTGAGAGGTTCCATGTTTGGAGGATGGAGACCAAAATCCGATATACCCTCATTGGTCGACAAGTACTTGAACAAG GAAATCCGGGTGGATGAGTTTGTCACCCATAATTTGCAATTTGAGGATATCAACAAAGCTTTTGAGCTCATGAGGGAAGGCAAATGTCTGCGCTGCGTCCTCCATATGCCAAGGTAG
- the LOC125316002 gene encoding abietadienol/abietadienal oxidase-like, whose amino-acid sequence MTTNNIVLPDLLRSLSPVELITRMREKTTGSRDRWPLSCAIVLATTLVFIAFLAKLISATKKRRSGREGSSGRGGYGYKLPPGSTGWPLVGDTFAWFGAVASSHPPRFVEQQVKRYGKIFSCRLLGKPAVVSADPAFNRFVMQNEGKLFQSSYPKSFRDLVGKNGVITTQGEQQRKLHSIASNMMRLEKLKCHFLEDIQLVMLQSICEFPDNQVIVLQDVCRKVAINLMVNQLLGMSSESDIDAMARLFSDFVDGCLSLPINLPGFAYHTAMKARNHIVSKINETIAKNRRLQDSGEVGNGVLGRLLDEESLPDEAVADFIINLIFAGNETTAKTMLFAIYFLTQCPRALKELREEQEGLKRHNAAEAEMLTWQDYKAMPFTQCVIDETLRLGGIAIWLMREAKEDVAYQDYIIPKGCFVVPFLSAVHLDEDLYPEALDFNPWRWLNPENQEKRNWRNSPFYAPFGGGARFCPGAEVARLQIALFLHYFVTNYRWTQLKEDRMSFFPSARLVNGFQVRLNRRKSTLIDSPK is encoded by the exons ATGACGACGAACAACATCGTTTTGCCAGATTTGCTCCGATCTCTATCCCCAGTTGAGCTAATCACCAGAATGAGAGAAAAGACGACTGGTTCAAGAGATCGTTGGCCGTTAAGCTGTGCGATCGTCCTCGCGACGACGCTGGTATTTATCGCGTTTCTGGCAAAGTTGATTTCGGCgacgaagaagaggagaagCGGAAGAGAAGGCAGCAGTGGCCGTGGCGGTTATGGGTACAAGTTGCCGCCAGGGAGCACAGGGTGGCCGCTCGTCGGAGACACCTTCGCCTGGTTCGGCGCAGTGGCGAGTTCGCACCCGCCTCGTTTCGTTGAGCAGCAGGTCAAAAG GTACGGGAAGATATTCTCGTGCAGACTGCTGGGGAAGCCGGCGGTGGTGTCGGCGGACCCAGCGTTCAACCGGTTCGTGATGCAGAACGAGGGGAAACTATTCCAATCTAGCTACCCGAAGTCGTTCCGGGACTTGGTGGGCAAGAACGGGGTGATCACCACGCAAGGAGAGCAGCAGCGGAAGCTCCACAGCATCGCCTCCAACATGATGCGCCTGGAGAAGCTCAAGTGCCACTTCCTGGAGGACATTCAGCTCGTCATGCTTCAGAGCATTTGCGAGTTTCCGGACAATCAAGTCATCGTCCTCCAAGATGTTTGCAGAAAG GTGGCAATAAATCTGATGGTGAATCAACTGCTGGGGATGTCCAGCGAGTCGGACATCGACGCCATGGCTCGCCTCTTCTCCGACTTTGTCGATGGTTGTCTCTCTCTTCCCATCAACTTGCCCGGCTTTGCCTACCACACTGCCATGAAG GCTAGGAATCACATAGTGAGCAAGATAAACGAGACGATCGCGAAGAATAGGAGACTTCAAGACTCGGGAGAGGTGGGCAATGGCGTGCTCGGAAGACTGCTCGACGAAGAGAGCCTTCCGGACGAAGCCGTCGCCGACTTCATCATCAATCTGATCTTTGCTGGGAACGAGACCACCGCGAAAACCATGCTTTTCGCCATCTACTTCCTCACTCAGTGTCCCAGAGCCTTGAAGGAACTCCGG GAAGAGCAAGAGGGTCTAAAGAGGCACAATGCAGCTGAAGCTGAGATGCTCACATGGCAGGACTACAAAGCAATGCCCTTCACACAATGT GTGATAGACGAGACGCTGCGACTTGGGGGAATTGCGATCTGGTTGATGAGGGAAGCCAAGGAGGACGTTGCTTATCAAG ACTATATCATCCCCAAAGGATGTTTCGTCGTCCCATTTCTTTCGGCCGTTCACCTGGACGAGGACTTGTACCCCGAAGCCCTCGACTTCAATCCTTGGAGATGGTTAAACCCCGAAAATCAG GAAAAGAGAAATTGGAGGAATAGTCCGTTCTATGCACCGTTCGGCGGAGGTGCTCGATTTTGTCCAGGGGCAGAAGTAGCTCGCCTTCAGATTGCTCTCTTTCTCCATTATTTTGTGACTAATTACAG GTGGACCCAACTGAAGGAAGATAGAATGTCCTTCTTCCCGTCGGCGAGGCTAGTCAATGGATTCCAAGTGCGCTTGAACAGGCGAAAGTCAACTTTGATTGATTCGCCCAAGTGA
- the LOC115731410 gene encoding alcohol dehydrogenase-like 6 isoform X2, which produces MSSSPSVITCKAAVAWGAGQPLVIEEVEVSPPQPQEIRIKVVATSLCGSDVAAWESQPIFPRIFGHEAAGIVESVGDGVIEFKEGDHVLTLFMGECKRCRHCTSNKSNMCRALGLERSGVMHSDRKTRFSIRGNPVYHFCAVSSFSEYIVVHSGCAAKVSPNAPLEKICLLSCGVATGLGAAWNVADISKGSNVAVFGLGTVGLSVVQGAKLRGASQVIGVDINPEKVEKAKDFGVDVYLNPKDYDEPIHEVIKRMTDGGADYSFECTGDTRATTSALQSCCDGWGLTVTLGVPKAKPEITAHYGLLLTGRTLRGSMFGGWRPKSDIPSLVDKYLNKEIRVDEFVTHNLQFEDINKAFELMREGKCLRCVLHMPR; this is translated from the exons ATGTCGTCCTCACCCTCCGTCATCACATGCAAAG CTGCGGTGGCATGGGGAGCTGGACAGCCTCTGGTGATCGAGGAAGTGGAAGTGAGCCCGCCTCAACCTCAGGAGATCCGAATCAAAGTCGTCGCCACTTCCCTCTGTGGCAGCGACGTGGCCGCTTGGGAATCCCAG CCTATATTTCCTCGCATATTTGGCCATGAAGCAGCGGG GATTGTCGAGAGTGTGGGGGATGGAGTAATCGAATTCAAGGAAGGAGACCACGTGTTGACGTTGTTCATGGGCGAATGCAAGAGATGCCGGCACTGTACATCGAATAAAAGCAACATGTGCCGAGCACTTGGGTTGGAAAGGAGTGGCGTAATGCACAGCGACCGAAAGACGCGCTTCTCCATTAGAGGCAACCCCGTTTATCATTTCTGTGCCGTTTCGAGTTTCAGTGAGTATATAGTGGTGCACTCGGGATGTGCTGCCAAAGTCAGCCCAAATGCGCCTTTAGAGAAAATATGTCTTCTCAGTTGTGGAGTAGCAACAG GTCTAGGTGCGGCTTGGAATGTGGCCGACATATCCAAAGGATCAAATGTAGCAGTATTTGGCCTTGGAACTGTGGGTCTTTCT GTTGTGCAAGGTGCCAAACTTCGGGGAGCTTCTCAAGTAATTGGTGTAGACATTAATCCTGAGAAGGTTGAAAAAG CAAAAGATTTTGGAGTCGATGTTTATCTCAATCCAAAGGACTATGATGAACCCATTCATGAG GTTATCAAGAGGATGACTGATGGGGGAGCTGATTACTCTTTCGAGTGCACTGGTGATACAAGAGCAACAACGAGTGCACTGCAATCATGCTGTGAT GGATGGGGTTTGACTGTGACCCTTGGCGTGCCAAAAGCAAAACCAGAAATAACAGCTCACTACGGACTGCTGCTCACTGGAAGGACACTGAGAGGTTCCATGTTTGGAGGATGGAGACCAAAATCCGATATACCCTCATTGGTCGACAAGTACTTGAACAAG GAAATCCGGGTGGATGAGTTTGTCACCCATAATTTGCAATTTGAGGATATCAACAAAGCTTTTGAGCTCATGAGGGAAGGCAAATGTCTGCGCTGCGTCCTCCATATGCCAAGGTAG
- the LOC115731411 gene encoding NDR1/HIN1-like protein 6, giving the protein MHRQLKFTVPEAMADNQRIHPVVRVATSTTAPLVPPCSSVSEKGTQVHRASPLQGGRPMIPPKPRKRKGCCCRILCGIISLLLLILILIGIVAAVIYFVFQPKIPQYSVDRLQISALRLNFDLTLYAQFDVKITATNPNKKIGIYYEKGGRLSVWYTNDKLCEGSLPRFYQGHQNTTRLDITLTGQSESGSTIMKALQQQQQTGQIPLDLKVDAPVSVELGTMKLRKVRILGRCSLVVDSLSTNSLISIKASKCRFGIKL; this is encoded by the coding sequence ATGCATCGTCAGCTTAAGTTCACTGTTCCAGAAGCAATGGCAGATAATCAGAGAATTCATCCGGTGGTACGGGTTGCAACAAGCACCACGGCACCTTTAGTGCCACCGTGCTCTTCTGTTTCAGAAAAAGGAACCCAAGTCCATCGAGCTTCTCCGTTGCAAGGTGGCAGACCCATGATTCCCCCAAAGCCAAGGAAACGAAAAGGCTGTTGCTGCAGGATCTTGTGCGGGATCATTAGCCTCCTCCTTCTCATACTGATCCTCATTGGAATAGTTGCCGCAGTTATTTACTTTGTCTTCCAACCCAAAATTCCACAGTATTCTGTTGACCGCCTTCAAATAAGTGCTTTGAGGCTCAACTTCGACCTGACCCTGTATGCACAATTTGACGTGAAGATTACGGCCACCAATCCAAACAAAAAGATTGGAATCTATTATGAGAAGGGTGGCAGATTAAGCGTGTGGTATACAAATGATAAGCTATGTGAAGGATCATTGCCAAGATTCTACCAAGGTCACCAGAACACAACGAGACTCGACATTACCTTGACTGGCCAAAGCGAGTCTGGGAGCACCATAATGAAAGCActgcagcagcaacagcaaacAGGACAAATCCCTCTCGATCTAAAAGTTGATGCACCGGTGTCAGTCGAACTAGGCACAATGAAGTTGAGGAAGGTTAGAATCTTGGGCCGATGTTCCCTGGTGGTGGACAGCTTGAGTACCAATAGCTTGATCAGCATCAAAGCAAGCAAGTGTAGGTTTGGGATAAAGCTTTAA
- the LOC125312571 gene encoding protein N-lysine methyltransferase METTL21A-like, which translates to MAAASAALMEVLEGEDDDDGEMVVGLGSYGGRVRLLGGGGGCDEEGEVAAAETMLLWGLQQPTLVQPNAFVSQSSLALAIETCGRSLSILQSPSSLITPGVTGSVMWDSGIVLGKFLEHAVDSGMLLLQGKKVVELGSGCGLVGCISALLGAQVILTDLPDRLRLLRKNVETNLKHEEMRGSAVVKELTWGDDPDRDLIQPLPDYVLGSDVIYSEGAVEDLMETLLQLSGIQTTIILAGELRNDSILEYFLDAVMKYFVVGRVDEAQFHPDYRSRRVAMYVLVKK; encoded by the exons ATGGCGGCTGCGAGCGCCGCTCTTATGGAGGTGCTCGAaggagaagacgacgacgacggcgaaATGGTGGTGGGGCTGGGTTCATACGGAGGGAGGGTGAGGTTGTTGGGCGGCGGTGGAGGTTGCGACGAGGAAGGagaggtggcggcggcggagacGATGCTGCTGTGGGGACTTCAGCAGCCGACTCTCGTACAGCCCAACGCCTTCGTCTCACAGTCGTCTCTCGCCCTCGCCATCGAAACTTGCGGTCGCTCTCTCTccatcctccaatctccttCTTCTCTG ATAACTCCTGGAGTAACTGGATCAGTGATGTGGGATAGCGGAATTGTGTTGGGGAAGTTCTTGGAACATGCTGTGGATTCCGGGATGCTTCTTCTTCAGGGCAAGAAGGTTGTGGAGTTGGGATCTGGATGTGGATTAGTTGG CTGTATTTCGGCTCTTTTGGGTGCTCAAGTGATTCTTACTGATCTACCAGATAGACTAAGGCTTCTCAGGAAGAACGttgaaacaaatttgaaacATGAGGAAATGCGGGGATCTGCGGTCGTGAAAGAACTGACTTGGGGAGATGATCCTGACAGAGACTTGATACAGCCGTTACCTGACTATG TCTTGGGATCCGATGTGATTTACAGTGAGGGAGCAGTTGAGGATCTGATGGAGACATTGCTGCAACTTTCTGGAATTCAAACAACGATCATTTTGGCTGGAGAACTTCGCAATG ATAGTATCCTCGAATACTTCTTGGACGCTGTGATGAAATATTTCGTTGTGGGGCGTGTAGATGAGGCACAGTTCCATCCAGATTATCGCAGCCGGCGAGTAGCGATGTATGTCCTGGTGAAAAAATGA